The Comamonas sp. 26 DNA window TCATGGGCCCCAGTGGCGATTTCTTGAGCTACTACAAGGCCGGAAAGCTGCGCGTGCTGGCCACCAGCGGTCAGCAGCGCAACCCCTACCTGCCCAATGTGCCTACGTTTGCAGAGCAGGGCTTTAGCGATCTGATCGCCGAAGAGTGGTTTGGCTTCTATGCGAACGCCAAGACACCTGCAGATGTGCGCCAGCGCGCGCATGCTGCCATCACGGCGGCACTCAAGAGCGATGCGCTCAAGGACAGCGTGGGCGTGGTGGGGTTGATTGCGACCAGCTCTACGCCAGAGGAAATGGCCCGCTCGCAGCAGGCGGAGTTTGATCGCTGGGGGCCGCTGGTCAAGCAGATCGGCTTCACGGCAGACTCCTGATTCACCCCCTGAGCCGCTTTGCGGCTTACCCCTCTCTCGCTTTGCGGGAGAGGGGGTGACGCCCTCGCCGCGAGGTGGCTCTTGCCTGGCGTCCCAGATTCCCCGATGGCATGAGTCTGTGCTTATCCGGTTGACTTCCAATTTCCCCTTTCTTTGATTGCCATCGCGGTCTTTTTGTATGTCCTATTTGCCCGCCAGCGCTGATAACGCGTTTCTTCTTTTTGATGTGCTCAAGGCTGATGAGCAGTTGCAGCGCCTGCCTGTCCATGCGGGTACGGATCAGGCTTTGATGCAGCAGGTGCTGGATGAGGCTGGCAAATGGGTGGGCGATGTGGTGGGTCCCTTGTCGCGCAGTGGTGATGAAACCGGTGCGCAGTTTGATGCGGGCCGTGTGACCACGCCGCCGGGCTTTGCCAGTGCGTATCAGGACTTCTGGCAGGCCGGCTGGCCTGCGCTGGCCTGTGCCGAAGAAGATGGTGGCCAGGGCCTGCCCTGGGTGCTGGAAGGCGTGCTTTATGAATGGCTGAGCGCCGCCAATCATGGCTGGACCATGGCACCGGGACTGCTGCATGGGGCGTATGAATGCCTCAAGCACCACGGCAGCGATGCGCTCAAGGCGGCTTATCTGTCAAAAATTGCCAGCGGTGAATGGCTGGCCACCATGTGCCTGACGGAAGCGCATGCGGGTAGCGATCTGGGGCTGGTGCGCACGCAGGCCATCCCTGCGGGTGATTCGCCGCTAGGTGAGAGTTTCGCCATCAGCGGCGGCAAGATTTTTATCTCGGGCGGCGAGCATGACCTGACTGACAACATTGTCCATCTGGTGCTGGCACGTCTGCCCGGTGCGCCTGCCGGACCCAAGGGGCTGTCGTTGTTTCTGGTGCCCAAGGTGTTGCCAGACGGTGAGCGCAATGCCGTGGTCTGCGAGCGTATTGAAGAGAAGATGGGCCTGCACGGCAGCCCCACCTGTGTGATGCGCTTTGACGCTGCCACCGGTTGGCTGATTGGTCAGCCCGGCGCAGGCCTGAACGCCATGTTTGTGATGATGAATGCCGCCCGCCTGCATGTGGCGCTGCAAGGCATGGGTCTGCTGGATGCGGCATGGCAAAAAGCCCATGCCTATGCGCTGGAGCGCCGCCAGATGCGCGCGCCGGGCGCGGTGCCTGTCTCGCGCGGCGTGGGCGATACGGCGGATCTGATCATTGAGCACCCGACCATTGCCCGCACGCTGGATGTGCAGCGCGCATGGGTGGATGGCGGGCGCGTGCTGGCCTACCAGACCGGCGTTTACCTCGATGTGGCGCGCCATGCAGAAAGCGCCAAGGAGCGCGAGCAGGCCCAGCAGTGGTGCAGTCTGATGACGCCTGTGCTCAAGGCTGCATGGACGCAGCAGGCGTTTGAAGGCGCCAGCGCTTGTCTGCAGGTTTTTGGCGGCCACGGCTATATCCGTGAATGGGGCATTGAGCAGATCGTGCGCGACTCTCGCGTGGCCATGATTTATGAGGGCACGAACGAGATTCAGGCCATTGACCTGCTGGTGCGCAAGGTGCTGCCTGATGGTGGGCAGGCCATGGGCCAGTGGCTTCTGTTTTTACGCAAATCGCTGGATGCAGGACGCTCGCTGGATGCCGAGGTTTTGCGTGGCCTTGCGCAACTGCGCTACTTCACCACCGTGCTGGCGCAGGCCTGCAAGGAAGACGACACCCTGGCCTGGCGCGTGGCCGACGACTACCTGCGCTGCGTGGCCGTGCTGTTGCTGGGCTGGGCCTGGGCACGTATTGCCGCCACGGAAGGTACAGACAATGAGCGCTGGCAAGGCCCGCTCAAGCAGGTGCAGCAGCGAATCCTGCCTGAAATGGACTGGCGCATGAGTCTGATGAAATCGCAGTGGGCGCAGGCTTCTGTGGTGCACGGCAACCAGCTGTATGCAGCGACAAATTGACTAAATATGCCTGCAAGATGTCACTAAAACCGGCAAAATTATGGACTTTCATAGCATTCGTGGGCTTGGTGCGCCCTTGATTGCTTGCTCTCTTGCTACAGAATTTGACTCGTCCAATGCTCGCTCACAAGACTGCCGAAACCCCTGTTAAAGAAACTGCCTCAAAGCCCGCACACGTTGTGCGTAATGCGCGCAGCAAGGCTGAGGACTCTTGCGCTGCAAGCCCGGAGCAGGGGAGCAGTGAGGCGATTGAAGTGTTTGCCGTGGATCGTGTGGACGCGAGCTTTCTCGAATCGCTGCTGGGCTACAACGCGCGTCGTGCATCGCTGTCGCTGGTGGGCGTCTTTGTCGAGAGCATGAAACGCTTTGACCTCAAGATTGTGGAGTTCTCCGTGCTGTCGCTGATCGGCAGCAATGCGGGCATCACTTCGCGCCAGCTCTGCCAGCAACTGGCGGTGCTGCCGCCCAATATGGTGGGGATGATTGACGCTCTGGGTAAACGCGGTTTTCTGGAGCGCCGCCCGCACCCGCGTGACGGCCGTGCCACAGGTCTGTATCTGAGCGCTGCGGGGCGTGAGCTGGTCGATGCCGCCGAGCCAGAACTCAAGAGCCGCGAGGCGCAATCCATCGCTCACTTGAGCGAGATGGAGCAGGCTCAGCTCAGAGAGCTGTTGCAAAAGCTGTACCGCTAAGGTTGTCCGATGGCGCAGACCGCGTGCCCGGCGCGATAATGCCCAGCATCATGCAGATTCGCTTCACCAAGATGCAAGGCGCGGGCAACGACTTTGTCGTGCTCGACGAAACCCAGGCCCGTCTGGGCCTGAACGCAGCCCAATACCGTTATCTGGCCAATCGCCACTTTGGCGTGGGTGCCGATCAGATTCTGACCGTCCGCCCCGCCCCGGCAGAGGGCGTGGATTTTGAATACGTCATTCACAACGCCGACGGCGGTGAGGTGGAGCAGTGCGGCAATGGCGCGCGCTGCTTTGCCCGCTATGTGCATGACAAGGGGCTGACCGATAAAAGCGTGATTCGCGTGCAGACGCTGTCGGGCATCATCGCCCCCGAAATTCACAGCAACGGCCGCGTGACCGTGGACATGGGCGCGCCGCAGCTCGACCCCGCCAAGGTACCGTTCACGACCGAAGGCCTGCAGCCTGAGACATTGGGTTTTGCAAAAAAATGGCCTCTGGCGCTTGATGTGCCTGCGCAGGAAGCTACGGTTTGGATAGCGCCTGTCTCCATGGGTAACCCCCACGCCGTGCAACTGGTCGACGATGTGAACACCGCGCTGGTCGAGGTGCATGGCCCGCTGATCGAGCGCCATGCTCGCTTTCCGCAGCGCGTGAATGCTGGCTTCATGCAGATCATCAACCGCAGCGCCGTCAATCTGCGCGTCTATGAGCGCGGCTCAGGCGAGACGCTGGCCTGCGGCACTGGTGCCTGCGCGGCCATCGTGGCAGGCATTGGCTGGGGGCTGCTGGACAGCCGTGTGGATGTGCATACCCGTGGTGGTCTGCTGACCATTGAGTGGGCGGGTGGTGCGCAGGACCGTGTGCGCATGACCGGCCCCGCCGAGTTTGTTTTTGAAGGCCAGATCGACATTCCCGATACGTTATGAACAGCTTGACCGACATCGCAGTGACCGAAGAGTCGATTACCGACTATCTTCAGCAAAACCCCGAATTCTTCGAGCGCCATGCCGAAATGCTGACTGGCGTGCGCCTGATCAGTGGCCATGGCCCGCGTGCCGTGAGCTTGCAGGAGCGCCAGGCGGAGATGCTGCGTGAAAAGATCAAGGGGCTGGAGCACCGCATCATGGACATGGTGCGCCACGGCAGCGAGAACGCGAGCATCGCCAACAAGATTCACCAGTGGACGCATGCTCTCGTCAAGGTGCAGGACCTGCGCGAGCTGCCCCATGCACTCACCGCCAGCCTGCAGCATATTTTTGAGGTGCCCCAGGTGGCGCTGCGCCTGTGGAATGTGGCGGGCGCGCACAGTGGCACTGTCTACACCATGGGCGTCAGCGATGATGCCAAGGCCTTTGCCGCATCGCTGACCATGCCGTTCTGCGGACCCAATATGGGTTTTGAGCCCGTGAACTGGCTGCCCAACCCCAATGCCGTGCAGTCCGTGGCGCTGTTGACCTTGCACGATGGTGCGATGGACAGCACCTCCAACGCCTTTGGCATGCTGGTGCTGGGCTCGCCAGATCCGCTGCGTTTTGACGCGACCATGGGCCTTGAATTCCTCGCGCGGATTTCCGAGCTGACCAGTGCATCGCTTTCGCGCATGCGCCTGCCTGCTTTGACGCTGGCTCACGGTTAAATCTGGTGAAAACGGGTTGCAGCCCTTGATGAAAGAGCGCGAGCAGCTCTCTTTTGAGGAGCAATACGCGCAGCTGCCGGACCTTGTCCACAGCTACCTTGAGCATGTGCGGGTGCAAAAGCGCCTGGCGGACCGCACGCACACGCTTTACGCGCTGGATTTGATCAAGCTGCAAGACTTTGCGCGGGTGGTCAACCAAGAGCTGCTGGCGCTGCAGCCCATGCATATCCGCCGTTTTGCTGCGCAAATGCATAGCGCAGGCCGCAGCGCACGCGGCATTGCGCTGATTCTTTCGGGCTGGCGCAGCTTTTATCGCTGGGCGGCCCAGCAGGAACTGGTGCCCTTCAACCCTGTGGAAGGCGTGCGCGGACCCAAGTCACCCAAACCCTTGCCCAAGGCCTTGGCTGTAGATGACGCCGTGCAACTGGCCAGCTTTCAAAACTCCGAAGCCGAGCCGTGGATTGAAGCGCGTGATGCCGCGATGACCGAGCTGCTCTACAGTTGCGGCCTGCGCGTGGGCGAGCTGGTGGGACTGGATGTCAGGCCCGATCAGACCACGCAGCAGCAAGGCCGGGGCTGGATAGATCTGGACGGGGGTGATGCCCATGTGCAGGGCAAGGGCGGCAAGCGCCGCAGCGTGCCCGTGGGGCGCATGGCGCTGCAGGCGCTGACAAAGTGGCTGGCGCTGCGCAGCAGCGCTCTGTCAGCGGCTGCGCAGGCCAAGGCGCAGGGCGAGGCCGCCTTGTTCATCGGCCGCCGGGGCGAGCGACTGACAGGTCAATCCGTCTGGGCCAGGCTCAAGCAGCGCGGGCAGCAAGCCGGGCTGGCATCTGGCGTACACCCACATGTGCTGCGCCACTCTTTTGCCAGCCATATGCTGCAGTCCAGCGGTGATCTGCGGGCCGTACAGGAGCTGCTGGGTCACTCCAGCATTGCCACCACGCAAATCTATACGCGGCTGGATTTTCAGCATCTGGCCCAGGCCTATGAAAACGCCCACCCGCGCGCGCAGCGCCAGAGCGGGGATGAAAAGCCCAAGTCACGGCGCAAGATGCCAAATGCCAGCAGCGATGAGGCTGAGGATTAATTAGTCCTGATTTGATAGCGTATAGCGCAATTGGAATAAGCACCAGAGGCCTATTTTCTTTGTATTTTTGCCCGGCCCTGCTGGCCGTGAGCGCTTGAAAGCGCCGCTACACTCCCCAGCTGTTTATCACCGGGTCCAGCTGTTCGAGCTGCGCCCGCGTGTTTTTTGGCAGCGGCATGTAGCAGCTGCCTCAGCAAGAGGTTTCAACGCATGGCTCTCATTCCAGTCACTATCCTCACGGGCTTTCTGGGCTCTGGCAAAACCACGCTGCTCAAGCGCGTCCTGCACGAGTCGCACGGCATGAAGATTGCCGTGATCGAGAACGAGTTCGGCGAGGAAAACATCGACACCGACATTCTCAAGACCGAGTCCAAAGAGCAGATTCTGCAGATGAGCAATGGCTGCATCTGCTGCACCATCCGCGAAGATCTGCGCGAAGCCCTGCAATTGCTGGCCGCCAAGCGCCGCAAGGGCCTGGTGGACTTTGATCGCATCGTGATCGAAACCACCGGCCTGGCCGATCCCGGCCCCGTGGCTCAGACTTTCTTCATGGACGATGAGATTGCCGAGACCTATCTGATCGACTCCATCATTACGCTGGTCGATGCCAAGCACGCCAACCAGCAGCTGGATAACCGCCAGGAGGCGCGCCGTCAGGTGGGCTTTGCGGATCAGATGTTCATGTCCAAGACTGATTTGGTGACAGAAGCGGAAAAGGAAGCATTGACCCACCGCCTCAAGCACATGAATCCCCGTGCGCCTATTCGCGCCGTGCACTTTGGCGATGTGCCCCTGAGCGAAGTGTTCGACCTGCGCGGCTTCAATCTGAATGCCAAGCTGGACATCGACCCCGACTTCCTCAAGGAAGATGAGCATGACCATGCACATGACCACAGCGCCTGCGATCACGACCACGGACAATGCGCGCATGACGATCACGCCCATGAGCACAAGCAGGAGCATGTGCATGATGAGCATTGCGGTCACGACCACCATGATCACGAGCATGGTGAGCACTGCAACCACCTGCATCACCACCACTATGACGATGATGTGAAGAGCTTTGTCTACCGTGCTGATCGCCCGTTTGACCCCGCCAAGCTGGAAGATTTTCTGGGTGCCATTGTCAATATTTATGGTCCCAAGATGCTGCGCTACAAGGGCGTTCTGGACATGAAGGGCACCAGCCGCAAGGTGATCTTCCAGGGTGTGCACCAGCTGATGGGCAGCGATCTGGGTCCAGAGTGGGAAGAGGGCGAGAAGCATGTCAGCAAGATGGTCTTCATCGGCATCGACCTGCCTCAGGACATCCTGCGCCAAGGCCTGGATCAGTGCCTGGTGTAACGGCTTGAGAGTGAGGCTGGACCAGCGGTCCGGCATTGCTGACAATGACTGACGGCCTGCGTTACAGGCCGTTTTTTTGTTTGAAATTTCTCGCAAACTGCTCTGGATATGGACGACGTCAGTTTTTGAAATTGTGGGGTATGTGCAACGGTTGGAGGATGAGTCGGCGGTCGTGGCTACAATGCCGCCCCTAAAGAGGGTGTTAGTGCAATCTTGCTCTGCAAGGACACTGTACTGTGAGGAGACAGGACATGAACACTGTGAAAGCCAAGCAAACCAAGGCAGCGGCCAACACCGCAGCCACTGCTTTGCACTCTGGTGGTGCCGGGTCCTCTTTGGCGGGTATGGCTGCGGACAAAGCGCAGCTGGCATCCGGGGTACAGGGGATCTCTTCCAGCGCACCTAAACCCAAACGATCTGCAACGCTTCCTGCGCGGCAGCCTGAAACAGATGTTCCGTCCATGGCTCCAATCAGCGCCACGGCAGCAGCAACCCAAAGTGATAAGAAAGCTATGACCAACACAAAGCAAGCCGCGATCAAGAAGGATCCCAAGCTGGCCAATGCCTGGAAAACCAAGTCGGTGGAGGAATTGACCGATGCTGAGGTGCTGGCCATGTCTGACGACGACTACATGAACGATGCCCAGCTGGCTTACTTCCGCCGCAAGCTGGTCACGCTCAAGAACGACATGCACGTGAATGCGGGTGAAACCGCAGAAAACCTGCGTGAAGACACTGTGGTGGTCCCAGACCCTGCAGACCGTGCCACGATTGAAGAAGAGCATGCTCTGGAGCTGCGCACCCGCGACCGCGAGCGCAAGCTGCTCAAGAAGATCGATCAGTCCATTGCTCGCATTGATGCAGGTGATTACGGATATTGCGACGAAACTGGCGAGCCTATCGGTGTGGGCCGACTGCTGGCACGCCCCACGGCTACACTGTCGCTGGAAGCCCAGCAACGCCGTGAACTCAAGCAGAAGATGTACGGCGATTGATTTGCATCAAGTGTTGATGGGGCTGTAGGCATCAAAGTAGAGGACCATGGCGAAAGAAGAAAACAAATCGGGAGGATTGCTGTCCAAGGTGGCGCGCTTTGTGCGCCATCCGACCGTCAATTGGTCCGAGTTGGAGAATCTGAACCAGGACAGCGACGAGAGTCAGTACAGCAAGCAGGCGCTCAAGGAGATGCTGGAGCGTAAGCGCCAGAATGACTTTGTGCGCAAGCGCGAATTTGAGCAGCTGCGCAAGATGCGTCAGGCGCAGCTGGTCAAAGCCTCGGTCACCGCCAGAGCTCCGCTTGATACGCCTACCCCATTAGCAGCATCGGCCTTCTTGCAGACTGCGCAAAACTCCATTCTTGGAGAGCGTGCAGATACCATCAAGAAAATCGATGAAATCGAAGCGCAGATGGCCCAGCAATGGTGGCGCGGCAAACAGGTCGCAGACGCGGCCACCATGCCGCTGCAGCTGCCTGAAGGTGGTAACACCATGCCTTCGGTCTTCAGAGCGCAGCCTCCCGTGCCGGAAAGCTCACTGCCCATGCTCAGTGATGCCTTGCCCAGCGGTTTCACGCTGCCTCAGTCCGGTGCAGACATCAAGCCCTTGCGGGGCTACACAGATTTTTCCCCTGGCTTTGCATCGACCGAGGTCTCCGCTCCGGTCGAAGTCAGCATGGTTCCGCCTTCGTTTGTGCATTTTGAGCACGATGCGGAGCTGGAGGATGCGGCCATTGTTTTTGCCAGTGGCGATAACGAAGGAGCCGAGGCCAGTCTCAAGGCCCTGATTGCCCAGCGCACCCAGGACATGCCTTCGCAGCTGCCGGTATGGCTGGCTTTGCTGGACATGTACCGAGCGGCGGGCATGCAGGCCCAGTTTGAAGATGCTGCCATGGACTTTGTGGCGCGCTTTGGACGCTCCGCGCCGCAATGGTTTGCCATGCCGCAGCAGGCCGGCAAGCTCAGTGAAACAACGCCAGAAGCACCTCAGGCAGGCTTTCACTGGTCTGCGCCTGTGCAATTGGGCGAATCCAGCCTCAGGGCTTTGCAGGTCAGCAAGGCGCGCAGCCCTGGTCCGTGGGTCATGGACTGGAGTGCTCTTGAGGTGATTGACCCGGACGTGACGGCTCCAATGCTGGAAGCCGCCGAACAATGGTCGGCCCAAAAAGGGCAGCTGGTTTTTGCCGGGCATGAGCGACTGCTTGCGGTGCTCGGCAAACATGCGCCTTCGGGTGACCGCGAGGTTGATCAGGACTGGTGGCATTTGCGACTGGCCATGCAGCGCCTGATGCATCTGCAAGATGATTTTGAATTGACGGCACTGGATTACTGCGTGACCTATGAGCTGTCGCCGCCATCCTGGGTTGACCCTGTCTGCGGCTATGCGAACGAAGGCCAGAATCAAAAGCGTGCTTATCAGGACAGCCTGTTGATGGGCCCTGAGACGATTCAGCCGAACATGCTCTGGAAGGAGCGCAAGCCACGCTTTGCGCTGCAGGGTGTGATTGACGGCGATGCGCTGCCCTGGCTCAGCGAAGTGCAGGGCAAGGCCAAGCTGGGCGAAGCCCTTGCCATTGACTGCACACGACTGGTGCGCATGGACTTTGCGGCAGCAGGATCGGTGCTGAACTGGGCTGCGCAGATGCAAGAGGTAGGTCATGTGCTGCAGTTCAGCCAGTTGCACCAGTTGCTGGCCGTGTTCTTTAATGTCGTAGGCATTCAAGAGCACGCTCAGGTGATTCCTCGAAAAGACTGACACCCCCTGAGGCGTTTTGCATCCCCCTTTCGCGAAGGGTGAGGCCATCGCCGTGACGTGATGACTCTTGCCTGGCGTTTCTGGTGCTGCGCCGCAGCGTTTTTTGCTGGGTATTTTCTTCAAATTTAATTTGTTTGGGCTCTTGAGGTCGCTGTAGCTTGCCCCATCTGCAGCAGATGGAACAGTTTCACGGCACCACCATCATTAGCGTGCGCCGCCAGACTCCCGAGGGCGTTCAAGTCGCTATCGGTGGTGATGGTCAGGTCACATTGGGTCACATCGTCATCAAGGGCACGGCGCGCAAGGTGCGCAAGCTCTACCACGGCAAGGTGCTGGCGGGTTTTGCGGGCGCGACTGCAGACGCTTTCACGCTGTTTGAGCGCTTTGAAGCCAAGCTGGAAAAGCACCAGGGCAACTTGACCCGCGCGGCCATTGAGCTGACCAAGGAATGGCGTACCGACCGCGTGCTGCGCAAGCTCGAAGCCATGCTGGCCGTGGCCGATGCCACCACCTCCCTCATCATTACCGGCAATGGCGATGTGCTTGAGCCCGAGCAGGGTATTGTCTCCATCGGTTCAGGCGGTGCCTATGCGCACTCGGCCGCCAAGGCGCTGCTCAACAACACTGAGCTGTCGGCCGAAGACATTGTGCGCAAATCGCTGGCGATTGCCGGTGAGCTGTGCATTTACACGAACATGAATCACACGATTGAGACGCTGTAAGCGCTTCATCTATCTAATTTGATAGCTGCTTGCGCTTTATTGATAAGCGCTAGCGGCCATTTGACTGAGAAAATCCCATGTCTTCTGCCATGACTCCCCAGGAGATCGTCTCCGAGCTGGATAAGCACATCGTCGGCCAGCACGGTGCCAAGCGCGCCGTGTCGATTGCGCTGCGTAACCGCTGGCGCCGTCAACAGGTGCCTGATGGCTTGCGCCAGGAAATCACGCCCAAGAATATTCTGATGATCGGCCCCACTGGCGTGGGCAAGACCGAAATTGCGCGCCGCCTTGCAAAATTGGCCGATGCGCCTTTCATCAAGGTTGAAGCCACCAAGTTCACGGAAGTGGGTTATGTGGGCAAGGATGTGGACGCCATCATTCGTGATCTGGCCGAGGTCGCTGTCAAGCAGACCCGCGAGTCGGACATGAAGAAGATGCGTGCCCGCGCCGAAGATGCGGCCGAAGACCGCATTCTCGATGTGCTGGTGCCGCAGGCCCGCACCGGTGAGGTGACGGCCGATAACACCGCCCGCCAGGTCTTCCGCAAAAAGCTGCGCGAAGGCCAGCTCGATGACAAGGAAATCGAGATCGACATCGCGGAGCAATTGCCCCAGGTGCAGATCATGGGTCAGCAGCCGGGTATGGAAGAAATGGCCGAGCAACTGCGCGGCATGTTCAGCCATATGGGCCAGGAAAAGCGCAAGACCCGCAAGTTGCCTATCAAAGAGGCGCTGAAGCTGCTGACCGACGAAGAAGCCGCGAAGATGGTGAACGAGGAAGATGCCAAGACGCGCGCCATCGCCAATATGGAGCAAAATGGCATTGTCTTCATCGACGAAATCGACAAAGTCGCTACGCGCCAGGAAACCAGTGGCTCTGACGTTTCACGCCAAGGCGTGCAGCGTGACCTGCTGCCGCTGGTGGAGGGCACTTCAGTGTCTACCAAGTACGGCGTGGTCAAGACCGATCACATCTTGTTCATTGCCTCGGGTGCATTTCATCTGTCCAAGCCCAGTGATCTGATTCCTGAGCTGCAGGGGCGTTTCCCCATTCGCGTGGAATTGGAATCGCTGTCGGTTCAGGACTTCGAGGCGATTCTCATGCAGACTCACGCCTCGCTGGTCAAGCAGTATCAAGCGCTTCTGGCGACTGAAGGTGTGACGCTGGAGTTCAAACCTGACGGTATCACTCGACTGGCCACGATTGCCTTTGATGTGAATGAGCGCACCGAGAACATTGGTGCGCGTCGTCTGTCCACGGTGATGGAGCGTCTGCTGGATGAAGTCAGCTTCGATGCGGTCAAGCTTTCGGGCCAGACCGTAATCATTGACGCTGCCTATGTGGACCAACGCCTGCAAATGCTGAGTCAGGACGAAGACCTGTCGCGCTTCATTCTCTGAAGTTCTGAGCGCTTGATTCAAGCTGCCCGCCTGTGCGGGCAGTTTGCATTTGTAGGAGAAGGACCAGAGTTAAATCAGTTCTTTCCATTGAATTGCTTGGTTGCAATTGACGGACCGAATGAGAGTCCACATGCATTGAGTTTGCTAAGTGCTTGTAAAGGAAAGGTATTTTCAAAGTAAACCTTTTGTTTTTTGCTCTAAGTGCTTGATTTCATTGCAAATAATTGTTCATTTGCGTTTGGAATACCCTCAAATTGCTGATACAGTGCAAAAAAGTGCAATTAAGTGGTGAAAGCTGCCCTCGTACCTGCTTTTTCGAGGAACGAGTGGCTCCAGATGACCGGAGCAATTAGCCGTGTTTCAAGGGGCGTCTTCGCTGAATATCGATGGAAAGGGGCGGCTGTCTGTGCCGACCCGGCATCGTGACGCCCTTTTGTCGATGGCTGAAGGCCAGGTCACCTTCACCAAGCATCCCGATGGTTGTCTGTTGCTGTTTCCGCGGCCTGAGTGGCTGCAGTTTCGCGAACGTGTCGCGCAACTGCCGATCACTGCTCAGTGGTGGAAGCGCATTTTTCTGGGCAACGCGATGGATGTGGACATGGACGCGACCGGCCGACTGCTGATCTCGCCTGAGTTACGTGAGGCTACAGGTCTGACCAAAGAGGTCTTGATGCTGGGCATGGGGGCGCATTTCGAGGTCTGGGATAAGGCCACGTATGAAATGCGCGAAGCGGAGGCACGCCAGCAACCGATGCCGGCGGCTTTCCAGGATTTTGTTTTGTAGGAAGAGCTTGTGAATCAGCCGTTGCAACATATCACCGTCTTGCTTGACGAGGCCGTGGACGCCCTGTTAGGTGGTGCTGCTCAGCCGCCAGCGGGCCAATGGGTGGATGCAACGTTCGGCCGGGGAGGTCATTCCCGGCTCATATTGCAGCGATTAGGGCCAGATGGCCGACTGGTTGCGTTCGACAAAGATCCGGACGCAATCGCTGAAGCGGCGCGCATCACCGATGCGCGTTTTTCGATTCGGCACGAAGGATTCAGTCACCTCAATGAACTGCCGGAAGGCAGCGTGCAAGGGGTGTTGATGGATCTGGGCGTGAGCTCGCCCCAGATTGACAACCCGGACCGGGGCTTCAGCTTCCGCTTTGATGGCCCTCTCGATATGCGTATGGACACTACCCGTGGCCAAAGCGTGGCTGAGTGGCTGGAAGACGCTGAAGTGCAGCAGATTGCGGAGGTGATACGTGATTACGGCGAAGAACGGTTTGCTGGCCCCATTGCAAAGGCGATTGTTGCTAGGCGCGAAAGTCAGGGGCCATTGCGCACTACCGGTGAGCTTGCCCAGCTCGTGGCTGGCCAAGTCAGGACCCGCGAAGCTGGGCAGAATCCGGCTACACGGACCTTCCAGGCTCTTCGGATTTTCATCAATGCCGAACTTCAGGAGCTTGAACAAGCGCTAGAAGCAAGCTTGCGCGTGCTGGCACCCGGAGGGCGTCTGGCCGTGATCAGCTTCCATTCACTGGAAGACCGCATCGTCAAGCAGTTCATCTCCAAGCACTCCAAGGAGGTCTATGACCGCCGTGCTCCGTTTGCACTGCCCACGCCCATGCGCCTTAAGGCGCTGGACCGCATCAAGCCCAGCGCTGCTGAAGTCGACGGCAACCCGCGTTCACGCTCTGCCGTGATGCGTGTGGCTGAGCGCACCGAGGTGCCTGCATGATGCACCGCCATGCCGCTCAGTGCATGGCTGCGGGAGGGCTGCCGTGCTGCGCATAAACCTGCTGCTGCTGCTGGCGGTGATGATGAGCGCCATTTTTCTGGTGCATACCCAGTATGAGTCGCGTCGGCTTTTTACCGAGCTGGATCGCGCCGAAAATGAATCGCGCCGTCTGGCAACGGATCAGCTGC harbors:
- a CDS encoding GTP-binding protein, whose amino-acid sequence is MALIPVTILTGFLGSGKTTLLKRVLHESHGMKIAVIENEFGEENIDTDILKTESKEQILQMSNGCICCTIREDLREALQLLAAKRRKGLVDFDRIVIETTGLADPGPVAQTFFMDDEIAETYLIDSIITLVDAKHANQQLDNRQEARRQVGFADQMFMSKTDLVTEAEKEALTHRLKHMNPRAPIRAVHFGDVPLSEVFDLRGFNLNAKLDIDPDFLKEDEHDHAHDHSACDHDHGQCAHDDHAHEHKQEHVHDEHCGHDHHDHEHGEHCNHLHHHHYDDDVKSFVYRADRPFDPAKLEDFLGAIVNIYGPKMLRYKGVLDMKGTSRKVIFQGVHQLMGSDLGPEWEEGEKHVSKMVFIGIDLPQDILRQGLDQCLV
- the dksA gene encoding RNA polymerase-binding protein DksA: MNTVKAKQTKAAANTAATALHSGGAGSSLAGMAADKAQLASGVQGISSSAPKPKRSATLPARQPETDVPSMAPISATAAATQSDKKAMTNTKQAAIKKDPKLANAWKTKSVEELTDAEVLAMSDDDYMNDAQLAYFRRKLVTLKNDMHVNAGETAENLREDTVVVPDPADRATIEEEHALELRTRDRERKLLKKIDQSIARIDAGDYGYCDETGEPIGVGRLLARPTATLSLEAQQRRELKQKMYGD
- a CDS encoding STAS domain-containing protein — its product is MAKEENKSGGLLSKVARFVRHPTVNWSELENLNQDSDESQYSKQALKEMLERKRQNDFVRKREFEQLRKMRQAQLVKASVTARAPLDTPTPLAASAFLQTAQNSILGERADTIKKIDEIEAQMAQQWWRGKQVADAATMPLQLPEGGNTMPSVFRAQPPVPESSLPMLSDALPSGFTLPQSGADIKPLRGYTDFSPGFASTEVSAPVEVSMVPPSFVHFEHDAELEDAAIVFASGDNEGAEASLKALIAQRTQDMPSQLPVWLALLDMYRAAGMQAQFEDAAMDFVARFGRSAPQWFAMPQQAGKLSETTPEAPQAGFHWSAPVQLGESSLRALQVSKARSPGPWVMDWSALEVIDPDVTAPMLEAAEQWSAQKGQLVFAGHERLLAVLGKHAPSGDREVDQDWWHLRLAMQRLMHLQDDFELTALDYCVTYELSPPSWVDPVCGYANEGQNQKRAYQDSLLMGPETIQPNMLWKERKPRFALQGVIDGDALPWLSEVQGKAKLGEALAIDCTRLVRMDFAAAGSVLNWAAQMQEVGHVLQFSQLHQLLAVFFNVVGIQEHAQVIPRKD
- the hslV gene encoding ATP-dependent protease subunit HslV, coding for MEQFHGTTIISVRRQTPEGVQVAIGGDGQVTLGHIVIKGTARKVRKLYHGKVLAGFAGATADAFTLFERFEAKLEKHQGNLTRAAIELTKEWRTDRVLRKLEAMLAVADATTSLIITGNGDVLEPEQGIVSIGSGGAYAHSAAKALLNNTELSAEDIVRKSLAIAGELCIYTNMNHTIETL
- the hslU gene encoding ATP-dependent protease ATPase subunit HslU, whose amino-acid sequence is MSSAMTPQEIVSELDKHIVGQHGAKRAVSIALRNRWRRQQVPDGLRQEITPKNILMIGPTGVGKTEIARRLAKLADAPFIKVEATKFTEVGYVGKDVDAIIRDLAEVAVKQTRESDMKKMRARAEDAAEDRILDVLVPQARTGEVTADNTARQVFRKKLREGQLDDKEIEIDIAEQLPQVQIMGQQPGMEEMAEQLRGMFSHMGQEKRKTRKLPIKEALKLLTDEEAAKMVNEEDAKTRAIANMEQNGIVFIDEIDKVATRQETSGSDVSRQGVQRDLLPLVEGTSVSTKYGVVKTDHILFIASGAFHLSKPSDLIPELQGRFPIRVELESLSVQDFEAILMQTHASLVKQYQALLATEGVTLEFKPDGITRLATIAFDVNERTENIGARRLSTVMERLLDEVSFDAVKLSGQTVIIDAAYVDQRLQMLSQDEDLSRFIL
- the mraZ gene encoding division/cell wall cluster transcriptional repressor MraZ, which codes for MFQGASSLNIDGKGRLSVPTRHRDALLSMAEGQVTFTKHPDGCLLLFPRPEWLQFRERVAQLPITAQWWKRIFLGNAMDVDMDATGRLLISPELREATGLTKEVLMLGMGAHFEVWDKATYEMREAEARQQPMPAAFQDFVL